One window of the Macrococcus sp. 19Msa1099 genome contains the following:
- a CDS encoding relaxase/mobilization nuclease domain-containing protein, whose translation MAQTKVASSRSATASIKYGRDGKDKDTQEKKCIAMSGINCDPSNAEYEFRVVRKAFNKAKDEGKDIQAHLIEQSFKGRDIDPFEVNQMGYELAERLNAELGGGFQAVVYTHGNTHNYHNHIVFNAVNLEDGHKYHCYQEKKIIERINDAVVQEHGYPVIEKHKERGTSVTIKEQKLKDKGEYIWKDDLRARIDQAFEKTKDSLHFDLERFKAHLTDLGVNIRERFNQKQQMTRFSYDFIDRDGKKRIIREKNLGVDYGAEGIQYGLEQERESYERFKRQSGFTSLPAGRTANAEVPESRDRIQQYARQVLDARIRDAGNERTQREPRTRDEHSHQRKQSTQDRTSEDHPTQPGQDRRHDRGGLER comes from the coding sequence ATGGCGCAGACTAAAGTAGCATCCTCTAGAAGTGCCACCGCATCCATCAAATACGGGCGTGATGGTAAAGATAAGGACACACAGGAGAAGAAGTGTATCGCAATGTCAGGGATCAACTGTGATCCGAGTAATGCTGAATATGAATTTCGTGTCGTCAGAAAAGCGTTCAACAAGGCTAAGGACGAAGGTAAGGACATTCAGGCACATCTCATTGAACAGTCCTTTAAAGGCCGTGATATTGATCCTTTTGAAGTCAATCAGATGGGATATGAACTGGCCGAACGGCTGAATGCAGAACTCGGAGGGGGCTTTCAGGCCGTCGTCTATACACATGGCAATACACACAACTATCATAATCACATCGTGTTCAATGCGGTAAATTTAGAGGATGGCCACAAATATCACTGTTATCAGGAAAAGAAGATCATCGAACGCATCAATGATGCGGTTGTACAGGAACATGGTTATCCCGTCATTGAAAAGCATAAGGAACGTGGCACATCGGTCACGATTAAAGAACAGAAACTCAAGGATAAAGGAGAATATATATGGAAAGATGATCTAAGAGCACGAATCGATCAGGCATTCGAAAAAACAAAGGATAGCCTTCATTTCGATTTAGAGCGCTTTAAGGCGCATCTAACCGATCTAGGTGTCAACATAAGGGAAAGATTCAATCAGAAGCAACAGATGACCCGTTTTTCATACGATTTTATCGACCGGGATGGTAAGAAACGTATCATACGTGAAAAAAATTTAGGAGTTGATTATGGTGCCGAGGGAATCCAATACGGATTGGAGCAGGAACGAGAATCTTATGAACGATTTAAACGACAATCAGGATTCACATCTCTCCCAGCAGGTCGTACAGCTAACGCTGAAGTACCAGAAAGCAGAGATCGCATTCAACAGTATGCACGACAAGTACTTGACGCTCGTATCAGAGATGCAGGCAATGAAAGAACACAACGAGAACCTCGAACAAGAGATGAACACAGCCATCAACGAAAACAAAGCACTCAAGACCGAACTTCAGAGGACCATCCAACACAGCCAGGACAAGATAGACGCCATGACCGTGGTGGACTTGAACGCTGA